CTCGTTGTTTTGAGTTAATTCATTATGACATATAGAGACCATATCCGACTCCATCTCTTAATGGCTCACATTATTTTCTTATCATAGTAGATGATTTTTCACATGGTACTTGGGTTTACTTACTTAAACATAAATATAAAGCATCTACTTATCTTGTATCCTTTTGTCATATGGTTACTACatagtttgattccaaaataaaaattattcatagtGACAATGGGGGTGAATTCACATCCCATATctataagagattttttttttggctcgaGGCATAGAACATCAAACATCTTATGTTTATACCGCTCAACAAAATAGAGTAGTGAAGTCTAAACATAGGCACTTATTGAAAGTGGCTTGAGCACTTAGATTTCAGCTAATTCACCAATAAAATTTTAGGGGGAATGTATCCTTACAGCTGTATATATAATCAATCATTTGCCAACTCTAGTTTTACTgcataaaacaccatatgaggtaTTGTTTAATCAACTATCCTCTAATGATCATCTTTGTGTATTTGGTTGCTTATGTCATGCACATAACCATACAACGTCATGTACTAAACTTGATTCTGGAGTCATTCGATGTATATTTTTTGGTTACCATATAGACAAAAAGGGTATCGTGTTTATGATCTTGAAAATCATAATATCTTTGTCCCGTGAGATGTAGtatttcatgaatatattttttcatattgctCTTCTTCCACACTAGAGTCAATGCACAATAGCCAAAGAACCAATTCGATTAATCCATTACCCATTCTTGATGATCCACGATCAAGCATACCTATTGCCAATCCCACGTCCAAATCTTCTACATATTCAAATAATTCATCTGAAATACTTTCAACAGAGCCTCCTTCTGTCGAGCAGGACCAAATTTCTAAACCATAGCCCATTAGATCTATCCAAACTCAACAAATACTAGCTCATTTGAAAGATTATATCTTTCAATTGTCACCTTCACTAGATCCCTTACAGTCTGCAACTCCAACAACTCCTTCAGGTATTCTTTAccctctctcaaattttattcattatgataaattttctcttcaACAATTAGCTTTCTTGGCGGCCATCAGTTCTACTGATGAGCCAAAGCATTTTTCATAGGCTATTAAAAATTCAAAGTGGTGTGAGGCTACGGCAGCAAAGATTGCAGCATTGAAAAAAAATCAGACAAAGACtttatttgatttatcatctgAGAAGAGAGCCATTGATTCCAAATGGATATATCGCATCAAATATAAGGCAAACAGGTCAATTGATTGCCATAAGGTATGACTGATTGCTAAGGGTTATACCCAAATTGAAGGTCTTGACTAACATAAGATGTTTGCAGGCCTGTGGTTAAACTAGTTACTGTGTGCTGTTTGTTAGCAGTAGCAACTATACATAAATGAGAATTGCATCGATTGGATGTTAATAATGCCTTCTTATAAGGTGATTTGCATGAAGAGATTTTCATGCACATTCCTCAAGGCTTTACACGTCCAGATAATACACGAGTTTGCAAATTGAACAGAtatggacttaaacaagcatctcATAATTAGTTTGAAAAATTTGCCTCCTTTATTGTCCAGTTCGATTTTAAGCAGTCCAAGGCCAATTACTTCTTATTCACTCGTACTCAAGGTGAGAGTATAGTCCTCATCTTAATCTATATAGACAGCATCATACTTGTCAGAAATGATCCCATCCATATCTCTTCTGTCAAGATTTTTCTGCACTCGtaatttcatatcaaagatctagacccattaaaatattttttgagaattaaAGTTGCTAGATCGTCGGATGGTATTGTGCTTAGTCAAAAAAAATATGCACCTGACATTCTCTCTGAAATGGGCATATTAGGAGCCAAACCGTACATATTTCCAATGGAACAGCATCATTCTTTATCTAGTGCCTCTGATTCAAAGGTGGCTAATCCTTCTCTATACAGGCACTTAGTTGACAAGCTAATCTACTTGACAATTACTCATTCGGATCTACATTATTCAGTTCATATTCTCAATCAATTCATGCGTGATCCCCTTCAGCCACACCTTAATGCCACCATGCGGGTTTTTCACTATCTCAAAACGACACCAGGATAAGATATATTTCTTTCTGCATCTAGTGAATTATCTTTAGTCACTTATTGTGACTGTAATTGGATGAGTTGCCTTACTACCCGTCGCTCCATCACTGATTATTTTACCATGCTTGGGCTTCTCCACTTTTCTAAAAAACTAAAAAGCAAAGTATAGCCTCACATTCTTCCACTAAAGCTGAATACAGAGCTATATCTACTACTACTAGTAAGCTTCTTTGTCTTCAAGCTCTTCTTTCTGATTTGCATGTTTCTCTTACACGTCCTATGCAGTTTTATTGTGATAATTAAGCAGCTCTCCATATTGCTTCCAATCCAATTTTTATGAACaaacaaaatatattaaaattgacTGTCATTTTATCCGTGAACGGATCCAATCCAATAAACTCATTACTCACTACATTCCTAGCAAACAACAACTAGCATATATCTTTACCAAGATGCTTGGAAAGGATAAATTTCATTATCTCTTATCCAAGTTGGGCATTCTTGATCTCTATGCTTCAACTTGAGGAGGATTGATGGAAATCTTATCTTGATTATCTCAATATCCAATTAAGCAGATATGGATAGCTATGATAAAAATCTCGATATCCAATTAAGCAAATATGGGCAGccataataaaaatcatatgTTGATTTTCTCAACATCATATTAGGCAAATATAAGTAGATATACAATCTTATAtagtgaaaatcatttttaaatttttctggctGATCATGCAACTAGATTTAACAGATAAGACCAATCCaatgagaataaaattttttctgattttgTTAATTGTGAatatatttttgaagatttttattatatgaatcatatcattcttttgaTATTAAGATATTGATAATAAAGATATTGATTTCTTTGATATAGGAATTTTTATCCCATAAGATGTGTATATAAGCATGCTATCATAGCTAATAAAATATAGCTTTTtagccataaattttttttttaataattttatccaCAAATTTCTTTCTTAACATCCATCATATTTTTCGAGATGCAAATAGTGCGGTAAACTGTGTCGCTTTTTTTTGTTGCTAAACACATCGGAGATTTTATTTAGCGACACAGCCAAAGTTGCCTCGAATCCTGTAGAATATTTTGTACTCTGACTTGATGGGGTGCATTCACATCAAAGTCGTGTGATCATCGgtctctatcaaaaaaaaaaaaatctttctttaccaaaaaaaaatgatatttatgtacccaaaatgaaaaaaaaaaaaaaagtgatattCTTCCAAGTCTCAGCAACTCTATTATTTGTTAAGATCTTTACTCTCCTTAAATCTTCTAACTACTTTATAGGCTAAGGGAGCATCGgatcttcttttctttatattttttcaatGATCTAACGGGCTGTGCCGAAACAATGATAAAGACCTGTTGACTGGGCAGCCTCATACATAGACCACCATATAAACTAAAATCATCCTCAAACTGTCAGGATTGAATGGATGCTAATAATTTTTACTcgacaaaaaaaatattaaacgcCGATaatccacaaacaaaaggattatcATCGTGGGGACAAATTCATCAATGAATCCGCATACTCACCTCGGTCACAATATTCTTTAGATTGTTATAAAAATCACTCAATTATAACGCTTTAAACCAATGGATGCCTTTTCGGCTTTGAAAAATTCCATGAATTATCCATCAACTATATGATAGTTCGGGAAAATTTCCTATGGAAGAATCATGGATAATTGATAAtctatgttattttttattaactTGCACATGTGTCTGTGTGCATTTGCTATAAAAATCGATACTAATCATCGAGAGAGTGTGGGGTGCTACTGCTTTCTGTCCAACCCCAAAACCTTCTAGACCTCATCGTTCTTTTATGAACTGCCCAGGaaaaaattgataatttgatctcaAATTAAGCAAGCATTCTGGTACACCATCATGAAATCATGATTGACTACATGCGTAGCTAGATTGGCGCATTTAGTGCAGACAATAATTTTTTGCCTATTATTAGAGAATAATAGCAGTAGTTAATGtggaagaaaaatatataatgcTATATATGATGTGCGTGTTTTATCACATGGTTATGAGTGATGATGGAGTTGCCTAACATTCAAAATCCAGTCATAATTTCTTACTAGAAATTAGCCAATATATGCACTTTTGTATCATCAATGCTCAACGATACAATCGAGTCAAATTAAGAATTTTCATAATATTAAGATGATCCATCTCCTCTAAACTTATAGAATCCACCCTATAAATTTCGATCAAATTAGGAAAGTCATACTCGAATTCATTTAGTTGCAACGCATCTCAGCATTTTTCTGTTCGCACGAGAACGTTTAGGTGAATAAAATGCAGTAATTTAATCCAGATATCATGGTTCCTTTATTATTTATGAATCTCTCTCAAGAAGCGAATGGGACTGCACACCTTCTCCAATTCTAGTTTCATATCAGGCTTTGCATACCAGTGTTCCAATCGATTCCCAGTTGGCTAAACCGATCCCCACAACTTGAACATAGAAAAGTTTTGGGTGCGGAAAACCCCGCAGCCAATTTTACCAGCCCAGAAGGAGGTTTATACAGAAATTGTGACGATAAACTCAGGGCGGTGAACATCGACCGTTCTGACATCTAGGAGTAGCTATTTTTAATTAAACTAGATCTAACCAGCCGGAAACGAATAACTTTTTatcttaccaaaaaaataaaaataacaccTAAAGGGCACCACATGGATACCTACTAGCGTCGGGGTGGTATTCTAGATATTTTTCAGCAAAGCAATGGCCATGTAATCGGGGCCAAAAACTACGTGCCAGCTTTCGCGCACTTCGAGGGCCGTTAGCAACAAGCTGGGTGACACGTCGTCATCCCCCGCCCACCGTTTCGGTCCCCCAGCATCTAACCCTGGTTAACTTAACCTGAACCCAACCGCCGGTTTCGTTAAAATTTAACCCAACCCGGTCAAAGTCCATTGCACAAAAGCCCCTGCATTCCCTTTATTTACCGTACCTGGCCTGAAACCCTTTGCGCTATAAATCAAGCGGCGGAGGGGAGCCAGGTTTGCCAAAACGGAGAGCCGGTAGCCTCTCAATCTCTCAGTCTCTTGCCCGCCCTTCTTTCCTTTGATGGCGGCGACGCCTTCTAGAAGATCTTATGGTTCGGTCTACTCCAGTTCCACCGCCTTCAGGCGGTCCATTTCGCCGACCGGGCGGCGCTACTCGCCTGCGAACTCATACGCCTCCCCTTTCGCCTCCTCCTCCGCCTCGAGCTTCTCTTCGAGGTCTCCCAGCTTCTTCCACCGATCTTCCTCCCCGACCCGGGGCAACCTCGTGGGATCCGTCCCGCCGAAGCCCTCCGTCCGCTTCTCCATCGACCGCCCCACCTCTCCCGGCCGCTCCCTCGCTGTGGAGCGCCAGCACCAGCAGCAGCACCACCAGGCCGTCAGGCAGCCGATCCCCTCCGCCCCCGGTGGCGGGAAGAGGAAGACGTGCATGTGCTCGCCCACCACTCACCCCGGCTCCTTCCGCTGCAACCTCCACAAGGGCTTCGCTGCCCACGGAGGCGGTCACAACCACGCGGTGTCGTCGCCTTCTTACCGGCTAAACGCGCGGCGATCGGCGATGACGAACTCGCTGGTGCGGATCGGGACGGTGGAGGGGGAATGGCTGAGGAGGGCGCTCGCGGCCCTCATCCGGCCGTCCTCTCATCAGCAGCGGCGTAGGGCCGCCTTCCAGCCCCGTCCCAGCCGTCTCTCCATCATGTCCAAGGCCGACGGTTTATGATCCCCGATCAACGGTAGATCTCGAAGCAGGTTCGTAGAAAGGAACAAAATTTAAATCTAACCACTCCGTTCTCTATACCCTTTCCCAGAGATCCACCGCACCACCGGCGACTCGCGACTCCGATTAGAGAGGCCGCTGATCTCGGCGAACGAGGGGGAGAATCTTCCCaaaattttcctttcttttttgtaTCAACTGATCGGATCGGAGACGGAAACTCGAAAAGTTGATCAGATCTGATCCGTCCATTTGTACATTGCTTCTTTGGACAACCGTTGATCGCCATTGATGCAGAAGAACTGAAGAACTCtaaaacctaataggatttgatACTAACATAAATGCGATAATTAACTAATCAATTTCGATTGGATGTGTTAATGGGTCATTTTAAGTTCTTGATGAACGAATTAATTCACAGTGGTTCGTATTCCCTTCGCAGCGCTGGAAGGGCGTCACCCTTCCGTTAAAATTTTCCGTCCGCCGTCGGTGGCATGTTCCGTATTCGCCGCCGTTTGTGGTGCGTTATGTGTGTGGTTGGTATGGGTGATGGCTTTCTATGGAGgtgattaagtttttttttttttgtctgtcaTATTTGTTTATGTTTTTAATTTCGTTTGTTTAGTGTTTAATAGCATCGTAATATTTGTTAATCGTGTTATTTCTCTCGTTGCAGGAATGGTGGGTTGCTCGTGGCCTGGGCTTTTCACAAACGCTGGCAGATTGGACTGGAAATCCGAATGACTTACTGTGGGGACCAGCATAACACGAacgtagatttaaaattaaaaaagagtaactattaaataataattaatttatttattgaaatggttaaaaataattttttggataacgAATTGATAACCAAAATGCTACCCGGAATTTTCCAGGTAAAATATAATGATTTACATCACACGAGAGCTCACCGCGCTGGATCAAGAACTGGCACAGATGAGtttcttaaaaatttgaaaagaggAGAGATTTGCTGTACTGTTAACCCGCAGGGCAAGATTCCCGGGGCGCGGATGTTTACTGTGGACACCAAATCCGACTGCTTGGAAGCCTGGACCAGGGAAACAGTTTTGAATATATATCTGAACAAAAAAAAACGCTAACTGAGGCTAAAATAAAAGAACGGTAAAGCAGGTAGGTTTCCCTCCGGATGGCAGGGAATTTGTGCTCTGGACTATGATCTTTAGCaagcttttctctttcttttcttttgatacaAAAGTTCTTCTTGTATTAACTTTTGCTGGTGGCCACTGAGGTCACGTGCGCGAGCAAAATAAAACTAATGCCTATCCGATGTTTGCTGTAGAGGAACAATCCAGGCCCCTGGATAAGAAATGACATTTTATGAGGCAGAGCTCACAGTGTACGCCGGTGTCGTGGAGTGGGCTggctcaataaaaaaaaaaaaaagacgtggctcaataaaaaaaaaaaaagacagagaATGTTGAGGATTCTGTATCGTATTTaattctatataaaataattagcgATAGATGAAAGGATTCATATGGATGGTAAGTTTAAAAATTAATGACTTAAATTTTAAGTTGAAATAGGTTCTAACTTATATATATCAAAGCCTTCTTCTAGTTTGATTTAAactctctatttttctttataGACTCAAACTCTCCATTTCTTCTAACATTGCTTGATTTTGGACCTCCAGTAATTATAGGTCAAAGAGATACTCTTTATCACCGAACAACcacaaatcaaatattaaaaatattaatataaattagataattaaattttataactatagAACCAAAGATATTATTGTgtggatgataaatcaaattaataacatattaatgtgatcatttatttttaaaaaaaaattatgagtattatataaaattaaatgagATTATAAAAAGAATCAGATATTTGGAatgtttaattttttattatatccatatagattcagatatgaaaatagatttaGATAGATATTATCTGATTTTCTTTCTCCTCAACTTCATATCAAAATGTTTGCACAAAAATTTCTACAAAaatatattctatttttttttatttttcaaaatattctaCCATCCAATATTTATGATCATGACCGTCAACAACCTTCGTCGTCATCGTAACCACAGTGGCGGCCTTTATCCCTCTCACGCTATCCCGTTACTTGGGTACCCAAAATAGAAAGCTGCCCCGAGCCCCTTTAGATCAGTCTAGCATACATCCCTCATGCACCTCTCGTGACAGTTTAATATAAAAgtagaagtaaaaaaataaatgtcCACTCGAAGCTTCAAAGTCTATCGTGGATTGGCCACTCTTTATTCATGCCGGTTCTGGAGCTTTTCGAGCTCAAATAATCCAAATTCCCTACAATCGAATTATCCAACCCTCCTGCATTTGTAGCAAATCCCATTATGTGTGTATATCATTTTGTAGGGTGCGGATGCAAACCTTATGGATATTCCCGTTTAATACTTGATCTCAATAGTTCTCACATTTGTAGCATAACCACCGGGGGACGAACCCTGGAACTACAATACCAAGCAGATCCTATTGGCAATTCTGGTCCTCGCAAGAAAGGCTTCTTTGTTTTCTTTATGAATATTCTGTGATAGAGAATCAGATTGCTTTAGGGTGCTGGTTTTTTAGGATTATATCTCGTGATATACCTGGATCTGATTGTACTTGTGATTTTACCAGTCAAATCAGCAATTTCCTGAAATTATTGCACAAATGCATGCTGGCATCTCCAGTCGAGATTTTAGCTAACCTGAAAACCGTTCTCACGGTCTATCCCACATCCAGATTTCTTATTCCAAATCTATATTTTGAAACCAGCACTATAAACCAAGGTGTGGCTATCCCAAACTACACATTTTGTTGAACGAGACTACCATTTGTTGGTTGCCGGAGCTCAATTGTGGACCACATGGATAGAGATTGctcaaaaggaaagaagaaaattgGTTACAGTGTCATATCAGAGACCTTCCACAGTGATCTTCGGCCTCACTTCTTCCAACATTGAAGGAATGAAGAATCTTATAGAATATTTTgtgcttgtttgtttgtttgtcagACAGAGATTCAACCCTAACATCTTAAAAGGTGAAGAAACTTTACGTTCTTTCACGCTGCATTCCAAATGAAGGACTAATTCATACGACAACATCGAGTATTTACAGAGGAAGAGGCAAACAAAGGGGAACGGAGGAATTAGGAAAGCTTCCATCCCATTGACTTAACCTCCTTCCCCATCTTAACCTTCATATCCAAAATCTTAACAATTTCCtaaattaaaacaaaaaaaacacCAAAAAATTCCTGAGAAAGATCGAGCTATTACACTACCAAGATTTTTCAGATATTTAAACAAAATGCCCATTAACACTTCACATACATGAATTTCACTAGGCAAACACATGCAACTACAATCATAGACGACTGACTCGAACTAAATTTGCACTCAAAATCTCCCGAAACAAAGAGAGCCCATCAAACCGCTGCCACTCCCTGGCCATTCCCGTCCATCAAACAAAACCTTGAAGGCTTGGGCACGAAGTTCCTCCTCCTACACAGTTCTTGGCTGGTTGGTCTGACGATTTGCATGAGGAGGGCCCTCATCGACCTCGCCTTCGCTGCTCCCTTGGACTCCGCCGAGCCAGAGTGAGCTCCCGAATGCTTCCGGGCACCACGGTGCAGCTTGCACCGGAATGATCCGGGGTGCGTCGTCGGCGAGCAAAGGCAGGACCGAGACGGTGTCTGAGGCTTGCTTGTAGATGAAGAGGTATTAGGATCCATGGACCATGTGGGCGTCGAGGTCCAACTTCAGATGGAGTTTGAGGTGGGGGCGGCGGCGCCTTGTTCCGTTGTtcatagtttttttctttttagtttacTATGTTATACTCATCAATTCTCCTTGTGCTAATCCAAAGGGGCAAAGTGGTTCTGACGCGTGTTTTTGTCGTTGTCAACAGTTGTTAAGTTGTAACAGCGTTATCAGCTTATCATAATTGTAGCGCTGCATGCTGAAACGGAAAACAGGGAAAAAGGAGTGACTCCAAAAGCAAAGCAATGGGGTGGACAAGACCATGAAATTTGCTTTTGTGCTGGCAATGGAGAAAGTCCGGAAAAAGTCAGCACTTTTGTCGTCGGGGAGCGTGATGTTTTTGTCACCATACATGTACGGTTGTAATAGATTAGTTAACAATTTACATAAAGACTAATTAAGAAAGTTATGCCTTTTTTCCGTGATTTTAACACAAATTTAGCTTGTTTGATATTCTAAAAAGCtcaaattaattatcaaaatcaaatcaacctgattctttttttttttttgcatgcaaaTTTAATTCATGCTTatgttatcccttttttttttttttttttttgatgaaatcatacTTATGTTGTCAAAAAACCTGTGATATTAGCTTAGAAAATGGTGGAAGAGGCGGACGTGAGGCTAAGATTAGAAAATGGGCCTCCTGTTTCACAGGGCAAGACCACTGTTTTGCAAACTAACCAGTAAACCCATGGTCTTTAGACCCCCAGTTCTAATAAAACCGTGGGCTACGGATTACCTTCCACTACGGTCCATTCCGACGGTGCCGTTCATTATTTATTCCCTCCGAGTTCGTTTCTTTGGATCTTACAACTACCGCAAAGTGCGTACTCTCACAACCGTATTGCAACGTGACCAAGATAATCTTTTAAGCCAACAACTGCGAACCTTCAGTGCTCTACTTCATTATATATGAATGGACTTTTGTAGGTTTATTTAAGCAAACCTGCAGCagcatgccaaatttttaaatatcCTAATTAAATCGTGAAATTTTTAATGCTTTAAGTTATTCCATTCCCAAAATTTTGAAGATGCCAAGACCTATTTTAAAGGTGATGTTTTTATTCTCAACAAAAAAggttgatttttattttctttttaaaaaatgtaACGGTGAAAGCGCCAACCTTTTATATTCGAATACAAAAGACTCTTTCAGAAATCTTATAATGTGCGAGGTTAAATGTCTCTCCCATCACATCCATTACTCCTTGTCCCAGCCTAAGTAGTCTCCTCTTGTTCAGAACATGGGTATCATGCAAGTAGGAGACAAGCATCCAAGAAGGCCATATATGCATACCCACTCGAATCATTTCTTTTTTAAGAACACCtgggacatttttttttttttggctcctggGATAGATATCATGATGTCGCATATCTCTAGATAATTCCTTTCGATTGCTAGTTAAATTTTAAAAACCTGTACTCTAGAAACCTGTCCCTTTCTAGAGGCTTTTTCGTGCACCGAAAGCTGCTAAGCTTTGTGACTTCTTCTTTTGATGACGAAGCATTATGACTTTTTCTATTCTATATTGCATTTGTCGGTGCAAAGCTTCCAAACTCGCATCAGATTGGAACCTACCAAAGGACGCAGAGGCAATCCGGCTGAGCACTTCAAAAGTCTAGATAGTTAGCAACATACATGGGTTTTTATTTGTTGCAACTGAAGGGACCGATGAGCTGGAGAGCTTGGAGATTTGTGAGTAGCATCTTTGATCACGACTCATCCGATTTTTCTTTGATTGTCATGTAGTTACAGGATTTAGATATATCCACTTTTTCATTTGCTTACACGATCTCACTACTCTCACTTCCCAAAATATAGGGAGTGCATCAAAGTAATTGAGGATACATCGGCAACAATTGCCACTAATTAAAGTAGTGAAAATGGCCGCCGGAGGCGTGCAAGAAAACCGACTGGCTAAACCACAAAGTCACTTCAAACCAATTATTTCAATTTGATTTGGATCGGGTTTTTTAATATTCGATTCGGttttgatttgaaaaatcttGAAACCGAAAAAAccgatttggtttggatttaagtttttaaaaaattgacttaaACCAACCTGGCCAATAGATATATAAAAAGAATTTCATCGCGtgagcagaccctcccaccaccACACCACCGGTAGAAATTCTATCTATAAGAGCATGTAGATCTTGATTTGGATGACTATGATCTTAGGCTGGATAAAGCTTATGTAAACTTGATACCAAAAAAGTCCAATCCTCCCATGATAGTTCATCTAGAATTCTTCAATAGATTAGGTCCATGGGTCCAAAGCAGCTTGTTCTCTCCATCTTCCCGAACTTTTTAAGTTGCATACTTGCACCTATCAAACCAATATATGCCAAGTATATTGAAACTAATTATCTTGGCAACCTATTGAAAGCCCATTTTGAGCCCCACAAATTGAAAATataaataagaaaaatgagcCGTAACCTACTTGAAGCTCATTTATCGCTTATCTATGGAAAGCCCATTAGTCCAGCTCTATGAACCCAATAAATTGgactgaaccaaaccaatttttcAGATTGGTTTGGTTTCAATTTTGATTTTACGAAACCAATTCGAATTGGTTTATTTGAAGATTTATTTCAAATCGATCTAAATTGAACCATGCACAAACCTAATCGTCGCCGAGATGCACATAAAGAACTAAAGCATTCTTACTACAATGATCGAAAGAGTATGGATGATTAGTTGAAAATCCAATTTGTGAGCAATAGAAAAGTAATGGGAAGGGAAGCGGGGTTCTCTCGGCTCACCTTCAACACCGATACTTTTTAAAACAAACCAGGCTTTGAAGAATCCTTTCATCTACTTCGAACTATGGAGGGCAGAAGAATCATTGAAGGAAGCAACAGCTAGTTTGAGCAATAGGAAGAATGTAGATATTTAAAGGGGATTCCAAATATTCAAAAGGTGGGTACGTGTGCTGTGGCGATGGCCTATAACCATCCTATCACCATCCCACCTCAGGGGATTGACTTCAACCAGAATTGAATCTCTGTTCCCTTGCTCAAGTGGCGATGGGCAAGGGGTGATACCTGATTATttcatgtatgcatgcatgctaatAGGATCTCTCTTGGAGTTGGTGTGGTTGCCTGGTTGCCTCTTGCCTTCTGTTGGAGTCTTCTAGATTTAAAATTCTGCTCTATAAGTCCATGACCTATATTAGATGATTATGTTGGAGACACATAATTCTTTCTCATTAAATTAATTGTTGTCATCCTTTTCATTGAACAGGGGGTCACCATTCTCTTATTCTACAAGGAAGGAATTTCGATATTTACTTGAGATGTTTTccccaagatttttttttttttttttttaattgaaggcCTACTTTCATGATTGAAGTCAAAGAAGGGATCAACAACCTCTTTGTTGAAGAAGAAAAGAATCAAATTATTATCTTCCTTTGAAGTTATAATAATGGAAAATTCTCATCCAAATGATAAACA
Above is a genomic segment from Elaeis guineensis isolate ETL-2024a chromosome 1, EG11, whole genome shotgun sequence containing:
- the LOC140856680 gene encoding uncharacterized protein; protein product: MDPNTSSSTSKPQTPSRSCLCSPTTHPGSFRCKLHRGARKHSGAHSGSAESKGAAKARSMRALLMQIVRPTSQELCRRRNFVPKPSRFCLMDGNGQGVAAEIVKILDMKVKMGKEVKSMGWKLS
- the LOC105039072 gene encoding uncharacterized protein — encoded protein: MAATPSRRSYGSVYSSSTAFRRSISPTGRRYSPANSYASPFASSSASSFSSRSPSFFHRSSSPTRGNLVGSVPPKPSVRFSIDRPTSPGRSLAVERQHQQQHHQAVRQPIPSAPGGGKRKTCMCSPTTHPGSFRCNLHKGFAAHGGGHNHAVSSPSYRLNARRSAMTNSLVRIGTVEGEWLRRALAALIRPSSHQQRRRAAFQPRPSRLSIMSKADGL